DNA from Apium graveolens cultivar Ventura unplaced genomic scaffold, ASM990537v1 ctg8474, whole genome shotgun sequence:
TAGCTAAATCGAGTAGCTGACTTGTTGTCAATATACAACACCACAGGACCAACCCATCATCAGTTATTTCCCCCAAGCAACTTTCGCAGCCATATTCCTTGACACGCTGCTTCCGGTAGCAGCCATAAACTCAGCCTCGCAAGACGACAAAGCAACACATTTTTGTTTTTGGGAAACCCAGGTTATCACACTCTCATTTAGATAGAAAACCACACCTCCGGTACTCTTTCTGTCATCGATATGACCAGCCAAGTCACTATCTGAGAACCCTGTCAAAACGTTATTCCCACTGTCCTTAGAATAAACCAAACCATAGTTGATCGTACCCTTTGATGTAACGAAGAATACGCTTAGCTGCGTTCAAGTGCATGACTGTTGGCCTTTCCATAAAACGACTGATTATTCCAACGGCATATGCGATGTCTGGACGCGTATGAATGAGATTAGCGTAACCTCCCACAATGCTTTTGAACTCCGTAGGGTGATTGTTGTTCCACCTTCATCCTTTGTAATCATAAGCTCGGCTCCATTGGATACTTAGTTAGGGTTACACTCACCCATGCCTGCTTTTTCTAGCACTTTCTTGGCGTAAGCAACTTGTTTAAGCTCGATGAACCCTTTTCCCTGCTCAACCTCGATTCCAGGTAATAAGAGAGAGTTCCCAGATCGCTCATGTCAAACGTTTCTCCCATCTGTTCTTTAAACTCGCTTATGACAGCTACATTAGTTCCCGTTACCAGTAAATCATCAACATAAACAGCCACGATTAACACCTCACCTTCGACCTTTCTTGTGTACACAGCGTGCTCGTATGGGCACCTTGTCAAACCCATATTTTCCAAACATTTACTCAGCTTCGAGTACCAAGCCCTGGGGGCTTGACGCAGGCCATACAACGCCTTGTGCAGTTTGTAAACCTTGTGCTCCTGTCCAGGTTTTCAAACCCCTGAGGTTGTGACACATAAACCTCCTCTTTTAGCTCCCCATTCAGAAAAGCTGATTTAACATCTAGGTGGTGCACTCCCCACCCATTTTTGGCTGACAAAGCAAGAATAAGACGAACTGTCTCCAAGCGTGTCACAGGAGCAAAAATTTCTTCGAAATCGATTCCATATTCTTGCTCGTACCCCTTAGCCACGATCCTTGCTTTGTGTTTCACTACCTCGCCATTTGAGTCCTTCTTTAACTTAAAGACCCACTTCAAGTCTATTGTTTTCTTTCCCTGTGGCAAATCAGTCAGTGTCCAAGTCGCATTTCTTTCAACAGCTTCCAACTCCTGTTTCATGGCATCTCGCCATTCCTTCTTTCTTGACGCCTGTTCATAGTTCAAAGGCTCATCCATTCCTGCAAGTAACAGCTCATCTTCCAACTCGACTACATCTGTGTTGTTGTAGATGTCATCAAGACTTCTGCACTTTTGTGGTTCACTGCTAACAGCAGAACCATCACTTTCAGATATATCTGAAGTCTGAGATGCTACAGGCGTAGACAGCACTTCCAGAGACGAGTTTCCAGCATTAGTGTCTGTAGACTGAGCCGTATTAGTGCCTTCGTTGCTGAGACCCTCATTTTCCTTGTCTACGTTTGTGTCCCCAGACTCACGTCCAAAAATTTTGAAGTAGTTTTGCTGTGACTTGTATCCTTCCTTAAGCTGATCCCATGACCATATTCTCTTTTCTTCAAAGACCACATCACGACTTATGTGCACTTGTTTTGTCACAGGATCATACAAACGATAGGCCGTGGTTCCAGTTTCTCTTCCCAGATTAATCACCATCTTGCTACGATCATCCAACTTCTTGGTTAATATGCTAGGAATCTTCATGTGTGTGACACACCCGAAAACTCGAATATGCTCCAGATTTGGCTTACAACCAGTCCAAGCTTCATACGGTGTTATATCTGACAGAGCACGCGTAGGTAGGCGATTGAGGATGTAAATAGAGTGGCGAACTGCTTCGCCCCATAAGAAAGATGGCAGTTTCATTGTCTTCAAAAAACTCCTGGCCATAGCAACAACAGTTCGGTTTCGTCTCTCAACCAcgccattttgttgtggtgtgtAAGGAGCTGTGAACTGACGACTGATCCCTGCATCCTCACAGTAGGAATTAAAAGCATTTGAACAGAATTCCCCACCTCTATCAGTTCGAAAACATCGTATCTTTCTTTCTGGGCCAACTTCCACCTGGGCCTTGAACCTTTTAAAAATACTGAGAGCTTCATCCTTGGTTTTTAGCATGTACACCCACATCACCCTGCTAAAATCATCGACTAAAAGGAAAAAATACCTGTTCCCGCTTGCAGTTTCTGGTGTAATTGGCCCGCACAAGTCACCATAGACCAGTTCCAACGCAGATTTCGCTCTGTAGCTTGATTGCGCCAGAAAAGGCTTCCTCGTTTGTTTAGACATGAGACAGCCTGTGCATGGTTCCTTGGGTTGCACGATCAGAGGCATACCAGCAGCCATATTGTTTTTAGACATTAGACTCATGGCATGAAAGTTAACATGGCCAAGTCGTTCATGCCACAACCAAGACAACTCATTTGTTTTTGTCAACAAACATGTGGACTCGACACTTTCAACAATAATCTTGTACAATCTATTTCCTGACCGTTTTACTTTTACAAGTAATTTACCATTTTCATCATGAATCCACAGAAAATCACCATCCAAGACAACTCGATTTCCATTTTCAGATAGCTGACCAAGACTCAAAATATTATTGCAGAGGCTAGGAATGTAGTATACCTCGTGAAACTGTCGTTCTGCACCATTTTTGCATCTGAATGTAATCGTTCCTTTGCCCTTTATGCTAATTGTTGACCCATCTCCAAAACGCACCTGGCCTGTTACATCCTCATTCAGACTTGTAAATTTCGAGCGGTGCCCAGTCATATGGTTGCTTGCCCCGTTGTCCAGATACCAAACATTTGAAATCTCTTGTTGGTTAGCTGTGTCTTGCACCAGTTTTGGTATCATACCCTTCTCACTCAGGAGCTGATTTCTCGTTTCATACTTCAGCATCAACAACGCAGGTTCTTCATCTGTAGTTTGTGCCATATTAACCTCGACTCTCTGTCCGCTTTGTCgtttaggctttctgcattcggCTGCGTAGTGGCCGTAGTTGAGACAGTTGAAGCATCTTACTTTGCTTCTGTCTCGAGGTCCCCTATTCGTTTCTTGAGACCTGCTTACATCTCCATAATTCTTGCCTCTCGATTGTGACCTCTTCAGCCACTCTTCCCTGGTAAATAGCAGCTGCCCTTCCTCCTTTTCTTTTTTCAACCACTCGTCCTCAGTGAGAAGTAACTGCCCCCCACTGGATTCACTTTGGCCTCGTAGCCTTTCCTCATGAGCCTTCAACGACCCCACAGCCTCCTCGACTGACATACTCTCCAGATCACCAAATTGTTCAATGGTGGATGCTATTTGCAGAAACTTTGAAGGTACAGCTCTTAGTAATTTTTTCACCACATATTTTTCTTCAATTTCCTCTCCCAAAGCTCGAATGTTTGCCACCAAACCATTTAGCTTCATACAAAACTCGTCAAGTTGTTCTGTCTCCTTCATTTTTAAAGACTCAAACTCAGATCGTAGAGTTTGAACCTTGGCTTTCTTAACGCGATCAGCCCCTTGGCACATCGTTTTGATGGCTGACCACGCCTCTTGAGCCGTAGTTTTTTCTGCGAGGGACAAAAGCATGTCTTCAGGGATCCCCTGGTAGATCGCTGCCAATGCAAGTTTGTCCGTTCTTTCTTCCACCTTCGCTTTTGGATCCTTGGGTTCCACAGCATCCCACACCGCGTGAGCTTGCATAAACACCCTCATCTTAATCGCCCAAGCTGTATAGTTGCTTCGAGCCAGCATTGGGTAATTCAGACCAACTCCTCCCTCCTTAACCTTATTTGTTTCCATTGTTGTTCCTCTAGGCATGTACTTGGGCATCCGCTGAAGAattctagctctgataccacaATATAAAATACCACCTGCAAAtcaatctatatatatatatctgtgtatATAAATGTAGATGATAACGTTTAAACGAGAGAAACAGAAATACGTGAAGTTGATAGTTTATTGATTAACTGAGAAAACAAATAAATACACAAATGAAAGCCCTACAAATTAGGGACCAGTACCAACGTTTCCTAAACTATCTCCACTACTCAAACTAATCCTGAAGACTCTCCTGAACATAACCAACGCTGCAGACCAAGTCATTACATCCTTCACGTactaaacataaataacaataaatAGAAATAGAAATAAACTAACGTTTAGATTAAAACCAACAGAGATATTACTTAAAATTCATAAACCTGCAAATAGaacactaatatatttctaaacaataattaaacagtctaaaaaTTTTCAAGATAATATTAAATCTTTAAACagtctaaaccaataatataattGTCAAAttctctaaataaataattaagtccgGATAATGATAGATTCCGAAATCCTAATTAATAAATGGGGTAACTCTCCATCACATGGATATTTCAAAACGCCTAGTACAAATTTGGAATATAGTTTATAAAACAGAAAATCAGGAATGAATAtttcataatttattataaaaccACAATATTAAATAAGTATGGTTGAAATAACGAcgggttaggatatttcatatATAGATCAGAACAGATACGAATACACATATCATAGGATACCTAATGCGTGCAACTGAATGAGTAATGTGTACGACATATACAATGTCACcgtaaatcaaatcacaaatcaaactctgggtgcacccatgtatcctgaacaaatatcaaaatggccaaaagctcctcccaagagctaaaaGAAGGATACGCGTGACCAATTACACTATCACGGAAGTATCATGTCACTGGACCCACAATGACATGgttgtagtacccctacagctggttaactcggtataccctaaataACATTAAGGGTTCAAAAAACAATATTCTCGCAAAATTTAAAATCACCTGAGACAAGTAATTCATATTTCCAAAACagagggtgtcataaataattttttcaaatagCATACATAGATatttaaaatttccaaattaatttttttttgaatcgTATGTCAAAATAGTGAGATTAAATATTTAATGGAACGAGCAGGATACATAAATAAGTGAATCAAATATATCCAAATGCTAAGAGGACAGAATCCGTACCTCAAATATCGCAACTTAAATACTTACAAAATCCGCAAATGATCCCCTAAATTCCCGACCCGCTaactaaatataaaattttattatttacaATTAATATTTATTGTTTTTTACATTAATTAACAACTAACCACAAGTAAATTTTATATAAGTCTAATATTTGACAGCTCCTAATTAACAAGCCTCATGCATAATTTGAAGTGTATGTAGTGTACTTAGTAAtcaattaaataaacaatatgtATCTATAGGTGACATGATCAGGTAGGTGCTTAAATCAGTAGACATGGAAATGGTTAGTTACAAAACTAAGGAATAAAGATGTATACTAGTACATGTGAGGAGTAAAAGCCTTGGTGACAATTAAGACACATGTGTGTTGTGTACATACATTTTAATAAAATAACTAGTAATTGCAACATATATGTGCGACTTGCATATTAATTTAGCGAGACTACAAAAAATTGAACAAATTGTGTTAAGAAGAGATTATCTGcgtattaaatataaaaaaaatccaTAATTTATTTAGTACACAATGAAGTACAGGTACTAATTCCTTAACATTCAAATCACGTAAGATGTAATAATAGTAACTAACCAAGATGGATGGCTAATAAACCAATATAAAATATTATTGGTGTGAATCAAAAGATGAAAAAAATCATAAACCCACATTACACAAtatatatcaatcatcaaatcataacCATGCAATCTTGATTCCGTAAACAACAAAATATTGACTGACAAACAAAACATATAAAGTGATTGCATAACTATGTAATTGACTACGAAAATCCATCAAAACACTATTTTAATAATTATAGGTCATGAAACCCAATAAATTAGAAGCTTGATTCATAAAGATTCGCAAGTAACATGTTAATGATGCATAACTACTATAGTACGTATACAAGAGGGTAGTACAGGGAAGTAACATAAACCTGGGTTCCTGAACAAATAAGATCATCGATTAATTCATGTatcaagctttcctttcttcTCCGTCTGCTCTGCTCCGTTTACGGTTCCAAGGCTGCTCTTTTAATAAAACTTAGGTTTTCTTATTAACTCCAGCTtgtttatataataatttaaGTACCCTACTTTTATTAGAATTAGATTATAATAACCAATGacttttaattctatttttcttCTAATTAGCAAATATATTAAATCACTTATTCAATTTTATTctagatattattattattattattattattattattattattattattattattattattattctttctATTATTATCATCATCTAAATTACacatatattacatatatacccccttaaaaaggattccATCCCAGGAATCAAACGAAACTAAATACACGTACCTGATTCGAACAAATACGGATATTTTTCATGAATATATTCTTCAAACTCCCAAGTCGCCACTCCCTCagaatgatttttccacaaaaccTTCACAAATGTAATGTTGTTCTTCCTTAAAACCCGCTCCTCTTGAGCTAAGATAGCCTCAACTTAttcctcacaagaaagatcctCTCTAATTTTATGTAATGGATACTGAACTACATGTAATGGTTGATATTTATAACCCTCAAAAcagacacgtgaaacacattatgcacatgagatagtGGTGGCGGCAATGCAACTCTATAAGATTTTACCCCCACTTTCTTCATAACATCAAAAGGTCTAACATACCTTGGACTAAGCTTCCCCTTCATACCAAAACGCTTCACACCCTTAAAAGGTGACACCTTCATGAACACATGATGACCCGGTTCAAATCCACCAAACTTCCTGTATGGGTCCGCATAGCTCTTTTGACGCGATCGAGCCTGCTTCAAACTTTCTTAAACTTTCTCTACCTTCTCAATATTGATTCTAACCAACTCTGTCCCTTCAATGACTTTgtcaccaacctcatcccaataAGATAGTGCCCTTCATCTTTTACCATACAAAGCCTCAAATGCTGGCAAACCGATACTCGCGTGCCAGCTGTTATTATAAGCACACTCAGCAAGATACAAATACTTATCCCAGTCACCTATCCACTCCAAAGCACATACCCTCTACATATCTTCCAACATCTGGATCGTCCTTTCTGACTGTCCATTGGTCTATGAATGATAAGTTGTACAAAATTTAAGCCATGTACCCAAGCTTGCTGGACTCCCTTCCAAAAATGAGATATAAATATTGTATCCCTGTTAGAAACTATCGACACAGGAACACTATAAAGTCTAACAATATCTCGCTGAAAAATCTCTACCAACTAATGAACAGGAGTATTCTCTTTAATAGGTAAGAAGTGAGTAGACTTAGTGagtctatcaaccaccacccGTATATCATCATTCTTCCTGAAGGTCCTCGGTAAATGAGTCACAAAATTCATAGTaatattttcccacttccaaacCGGAATATCTAGCTGCTGCAATAATGCACTAGAcctctgatggtctatcttcacttgttgacatgtaagacattttcTCATAAATTCTGCTATGTCTCCCATCATTCCACTCTACCAAAAGTTCTTCTTCAGATCTCCATACATATTAGTGGAACCTGGATGAATAGAgaatgaagaactatgagcctccttcaaaatttcctcatcgATCATCAGGTCTACGGgcacacaaaatttactacccAACCATATCACACCCTCATTGTCAACACGAAAATGTGTTTTTTTTCCACTTGCCACCTCAAATCTAATCTCTTCAAAACCCGTATTATACTTTTGAGCTTTCTTAACCACTGAAAAAAGATTCGGTTCAGCTTTCACATTTGCAATGCTACCACCTAATcctctaacatacaactcaacacccaagcgctccaaatctgaaataaggtgTGGCTGAGTAACGAGAGATGCAATACTCCCCACGTTCTTCCTAATAAGAGCATCCGCCATAATATTCACCTTTCTTGGATGCTCGTGAATATTAGCATCATAATActtaagaagttcaagccactttcgctgcctcatattaagctccttttgagtaaaaatgtatttgagactcttgtgatcaataaagatgtcacaagtctctccTTACAAATAATGCCTCTAAATCTTCAAAGAAATGACCACATccgctaactccaaatcatgggtaggatatgttggatatatttgagatgtcatgtctaatgtgtttcatgtttaattttcagatcttaacaaacagggaatatcaggacttactagaagtcaggacatagtgtcatatcaggacttaaggtcatatcagaacataagtacgagaggactaacagttaaggaaggaagctgatttacaggaaggaagatcgagactaaaaagaagatatgcatggaaagagctAGAGAACtgaaagacttgtataagatatccgattgatatattttaggagactaaattatattccatatcaattagaagttatcttgtaaatgtgtactatataaacacagacataggtttacactttatatgttatcattatcgagaaaatcatacattgtaaccgagcagctctcgtgatatttgttcatcactgagagagaacagttccattgtaacagagtttattatatcaaataaatttgttttcttttacttgtgttttaaattgatttgattgtactaaagactgtattcaacccccttctacagtgttgtgtgacctaacaagtggtatcagagcttatctgttaccacatatacagtaaagatccaaaacaatcatgtctgaagaagcagaaaatccaaccaagcccgccaaaactgaggaaactccaaagactcaaacccacagtcgagatgagactattagggttcccatgctgagaccttctgagtatcccatatggaaggaccacataagccaaccaaactctcttttgtagttgcagatcagctagcaaagatcgtaccaaaggagaaaagtgagtatacagatgaagatatctcatctattgccaaggatacAAAGGTAAGgtatttgctgcatagtgccattgataatgtcatatctaacagggtaattcactgcaagactgcatagaagatatgggatgccttggagacaagatgctagggaacttatataatcaagaagaacaggaggactatactcactcaagagtatgagcactttgactcaaaacctgatgagacATTAAaatggtttatatgacagatttgtcaaactcttgaatgatctgtcactggtggataaggaatatgatcttgaagattcaaatcttaaattccttttagctcttcttgaaagttgggatttgaagtcaactactataagagacaactatgctcttgatgaaactactcttgatgaaatttatggtatgctcaaaactcatgaacttgagatggatcaaaaaagcaagagacatgggagaaagtcaattGCAGATGAACGTACAGCAGCTGGAGCTCCTATTTCTAATGAagaattaattataaaaatactgAGTGGCCTTGGCATTGAATACCGAGAAATCTCTACATCTATACGAGCCACTGATTCTCCAATAGTGTACGAGGAGCTTTTTGATAAACTTACTGGTCATGAATTATTTCTCAAACACGAGCATTTGAAGAAAGGAAATGCAAATTCCATCACAGCAGCCATAACCCAACACACAAATCAACATAGTCATCTCTCATACAATGACAAGCAACGACCTCCTTTTAACCAATAGCGTCAGAGAAAACGGTTTCCACGACCTCGACAAAATTTTTCTGGCAATTCTCAACCTCAGTGGAGATCTTCAGTGGGACCAAGTACACAGTCACACCCAGGTCTACAATGCCAACTTTGTGAAAAATATGGACACTTTGAATGAGTAAGTCGATCTCGATCACACAATCACATGGAAGCAAAAGCTAATTTCGCGGCAACCTCAACTTCCTTCAACAATCCGTGGATACTGGAAACAGGTGCTTCTCATCACATAACCGATGACTCACGCAATATTCACCATCCACAGGACTACAGTGGTCAAGAAGAAATCATATTGGGTAACCGTAACTGTATTCCTATTACTAAAATTGGTTCTTCAATTTTACCCGCttctaattcaaattttaatCTCCACAATACATTGTGTGCTCCAGCAATCAAACACAATTTAATATCTATTACCAAATTTTGCAAAGATAATCTCACCTCAATTGAGTTTTTTCCTCATAAATTATTGTGAAGGATCTGAGTAGGGGAAATCCGCTAGCACGTGGCCTGAATATAGCAGACTTTAATAACTGGCCAAAACAATCATCACATTCTCCTTGGCATCATTCAAGTACTGTTATTTCCAAAAACCAGTGGCATCAGCCGATTGGGTTATCTCAACTCTCAAGTTTTGCATTTTATGCTAAATAAGTTCAGTTTACCTTATAATCAAACTGATTTATCATAAATTTGTAACTCATCCTTATGTAATAAAAGTCACCAGTTACCTTTTTACACCTCTAATCTTACTAGTCAAAACCATTGCAAACCATTTTCAGTGATCTTTGGGGTCTATCTCCAGTTTTATATCTTGATAAAAAGCTTTACTATATCATATTTCTAGACCAGTGTACTAAATATATTTGGTTGTACACTCTCAGGAACAAAAATGAGGTCACATCCCTTTTCCAAAAATTTCACCCATTAGTTGAGAAATATTTCAATCAAAATTTTTTAACATTTTACTCTAATGGAGGTGGAGAGTTTTTGGTTATGAAACCCTTATCTTCATTCACAAGGTATTGAACATAAAATGTCACCACCATACAATCCACAACACTGTCGGTTTAGCTAAACGGCGTCATCGTCGTATCACTGAAACTATAAAAACATTGTTACATCAAACATACTTACCACGACAACTCTGGAGCTATGCTTGTCAGCATGTAGTCTATTTAACAGACAGACTTCCAACCTATGTACTCCAAAACAATCCCCTTATTAGTTATTATTTGGAGATCTTCTAAATTATGACTCTTTGAAAATGTTTGGTTGTCTGTGTCATCCATGTCTCAAGCCTTACACTACACACAAATTAGATCCTCATTCCCGCCTATGTTTTTACATTGAATTTTCTATAACTCATCATAGTCACCTTTGTTTTGATCCAACATCATCTAAATTTTCATCTCTCGTGATGTTATATTTTATGAGAATAAATTTTCATTCATGAATATTTTTTCACAAGTGAAACTGAATTTAAGTAATTTCACTTGGGATGAAGTACTATTAGATGTACTGATGCATATCATATCTTCTCCTTCAACACATGATCTCCCATCACCAATTTTGGTTTCGGCTCCTAATTCCGTTTCAAAAGAACAACCTTTACCCACCACTTCTCAAGTCATACATATTCTACATTATGAACACCAACGTCGCCCACAAAACATTACCATCACCACCACCTCTGCCGACTAACCATACATCTGATTCATCCCCTGTATATACAGAATATTCTAATAATAACACAAACGTTAATCGACGAATTACGAGAGCCCAAAAATATCATTCACAAGCCCAAACCAATTTTTTGTTGGAATTATAATCTAAATTTAATTATATGTTTTACTACAATATTAGTAGTTCTATTTGTAGCAGGCGGTGAGGATTATTCTGTGTATGTGGTTTGATTAGCTAGGCGTGGAGAGATTGTAGGAGTATATTTTCAGTAATTGAGTAATGGTAGGAAATCTGCTGTAATCCCTAGTTTTAAGGCTTCGCATCTTGGTGAGCAAGCTACCACATATTGGTTAGCCTATATATGTAACCCTGTATTCGTCCTTTAATATTATCAGACTTTCCACGCAATTGATTTCTCAGTTTATACAATCATATTAAAACCCTATATCTGGTATCAGAGCCACCAGGTCTAACGCGAGCCAAACGCCATGGAGATGAGCAAGACTAAGGACAGCACAGTTGGTTTAACGTACCCTATGTTAACAAAAAGTAACTACACCGTATGGGCCCTGAAGATGAAGGTTTTTATGCAGGCACATGGAGTATGGACGGCTGTTGAAACTTAAGACGACAAAGCGGTGATCGAAGAAAAAACTGACAAAACAGCTTTGGCTCCTATATACTAAGGAATCCCTGAAGATATACTATTATCGGTGGCGGACAAGAGCACTGCAAAAGAAGCCTAGGATGCTATTAAAACCTTATGTCTGGGAGCGGATAGAGTCAAGAAAGCACGCGCACAAACTCTGAAGGCTGAATTCGAGGGATTGAATATGAAAGATTCAGAGAAATTGGATGACTTTTGTATGAAACTTAATGGCCTAGTAACTAATATCAGGGCACTTGGGGAGACGATCGAGGAATCATATGTGGTAAAGAAACTGCTTCGCGCAGTTCCTTCAAAATTTTTGCAAATTGCATCCACAATTGAGCAATTTGGCAATGTGGAGGAAATGTCGGTGGAAGAGGCAGTAGGTTCATTAAAAGCCCATGAGGAACGACTCTGTGGACATGTAGAAAACACGGGAGAACAACTCTTACTCACAGAGCAAGAATTGTCGAAGATGGAAAACAAGGACGGGCAACTCCTACTCACTAGGGAAGAGTGGATGAAGAGATCAAACAAAGGGGGAACGGAGCCCCAGAACTCTAGATATCGAGGCAGAGAAAATACACGCGGAGGCAGAGACAGACGCACGATCAGATGCTTTAACTGTAGTAACTTTGGGCATTATGCTGCTGAATGTCGCAAGCCAAGGAGAGAGAAAGAACAGAGTGCAGAAGCAAACCTGGTTCAGACTCAAGATGATGAGCCAGCGTTGTTGTTGGTTGAAAAATGTGGAGAGGAAAAGAGCAATGTAGTACTGATGAATGAGGAGATCAAACCACGATTAAATGCACAAAAGACAACCGGAGATGAATCGAATGTATGGTATCTGGATAATGGCGCGAGTAACCATATGACAGGCCAGAGATCAAAATTTTCAAGCTTAGATGAAAAAATCCAGGGGCAAGTGAAATTTGGAGATGGATCTTTGGTAGAAATTAAAGGGAGAGGTTCTATTGTACTGCAATGCAAAAATGG
Protein-coding regions in this window:
- the LOC141705038 gene encoding uncharacterized protein LOC141705038, which encodes MGLTRCPYEHAVYTRKVEGEVLIVAVYVDDLLVTGTNVAVISEFKEQMGETFDMSDLGTLSYYLESRLSREKGFSDSDLAGHIDDRKSTGGVVFYLNESVITWVSQKQKCVALSSCEAEFMAATGSSVSRNMAAKVAWGK